CGCGCGGCATCCATCACGAAGGGAACACCCCGATGAGCATCTCGCTGATCCTCGTCCCCGCGGCGCTCGCCGCCGCAGCCGCCCTCGGCGGCACCGGCGTCGTCGGGGCCCTCTCGCTGAACGCGGGTGCGAAGGCCGAGCCCGGCAGCCGCGGGTCCGAGGCCGTTCCGGTCGCCGTGCAGACGCGGATGAAGAACCCCGACCTGCTCGCCGCGTCGCTCGCCGACCTGGGTGCGACGGACGCTTCACTCGAGGACGGCGTGCTGACGGCGACCCTCGACGGCCTGGAGGTGGTGATGTCGCGCACCGAGGACGGCGTCTGGGGCGCGCACCTGTCCCGGCTCGACGGGCACGAGGTGACCGAGGCCGAGGCGACCGCCGTGATGACGCAGCTGGATGTCGCCTACGCCCGTCACGTGCAGCGCGCCGTCGCCGACCGCATCCGCTCCCGGGCCGACCAGGCCGGGTTCGAGCTCGTGTCGGAGACCCGGGACGAGGACGACACGGTGACGATGGTGCTGAACGTGCGGGATCAGGCGTGAGTTCGACGGCGCGCCCGACCGTTCCGGGGTGGGGCTGGCTGATCGGGGTCAGTTCATGGCTCATCGCGGTCTTCTTCGGTCCGGCGACCGCGTGGATCGGCTTCTTCATCGTCGGCGCGGTGTCGCGGCGGCGTGCGGCCTACATCTCGGGGGCCGCCAGCGGCATCCTCGGGTTCACCGTCGCGACCGAGGTGTGGGGCGGCTTCAGCGACCTCGTCGGCGCCATCGTCCATCTCGGTGGCATCATCGTGGGCCTGGCGCTCAACCCCGGGTGGCTGCGAACGCTGTGGGAGCGCCGCGTCGCGGCGGCGAGCAAGCGCGGTTCGTCGCGTAAAGCGACACCTGAGCGATCTCGACGCGGAACCACGGCATCCGCGGGCACGTCGAAGAGCCGCCGTCGCGGATCGCGCAGCCGCTCGACCGCCGCGGAGCGGACGGACCGGCCCGAGGCGCGCCGGTTGGCGGAGAGTGTCGGGGCGTCGTCAGCCGACCTGCTGCAGGCCACCGAGCCGGCGGAACCGGTCGACGTGCAGACCGCCTCGGCTGACGAGCTCGCCGACCTGCCGGGACTCAACCGCACGAAGGCGCGCCGCGCCGTGAAGGCCCGCACCGCCCACGGCGGATTCACCTCGGTCGAGGACTTCGGTGAGGCCGCCGGGCTGCAGCCGCACGAGATCGTCCGGCTGCGCGCGGCCGCGACCTGCTCGCCGCGACCGCGCGGGGAACGTCGCTTCGGGCGCCGCGTGGATCTCTGAGCCGGCCCTCACGGGAGACTCGACACTCACCGCGCTACGCTCGTCGCCGGAGGAATCATGACCGACCCGAACGACCAGCTGCAGACCCTGCGATCCAGCATCGACAACATCGACGCTGCCCTCGTCTTCATGCTCGCCGAGCGCTTCCGCTGCACGAAGCAGGTCGGCGTCCTCAAGGCGGAGCACGGGATGCCGGCATCCGACCCTTCTCGTGAGGAACAGCAGACGGCACGTCTGCGCCGGCTCGCGGAAGAGGCCGACCTCGACCCCGAGTTCGCCGAGAAGTGGTTCAACTTCGTCGTCGCCGAGGTCATCCGCCACCACACCGAGGCGGCTGAAGAGCGCTGATCGGCCGGTCCTGCGCGTCAGCGGATGCAATGGATCTTCGGCGACACGCCGGGCCACGGACGGATGCCGCGGCGCGCCGCGCGGCATCCATTGCATCCCGTGACGGGCCGGGGCCTCAGACCTCGATCGGCCAGCCCGTGTACGCCTCGGCGAGGTAGGTGCTGCCGGCGCGGGACTCGACGACTGAGCGCAGCTCGCCGAGCTGGCGGCGACGGTCGAAGTCGGTGGCGTTCTCGTCGGCGTGCAGCATGCTCGTCATCCACCACGAGAAGTGCTGCGCCTTCCAGATGCGGCGGAGCACGGTCTCGGGGAACTGCTCGATGAGACGCTCGTCGTTTTCGAGAAGGAGCGCGCGGAGGGCCCGCTCGAGGACGATGACGTCGGCGATCGCGAGGTTCATGCCCTTCGCGCCGGTGGGCGGCACGGTGTGCGCGGCGTCGCCGATCAGAGCGACCCGGTTCTTCCGCACCTCGTCGGCCACGAAGCTCCGGAACCGCAGCACGTCGCGCTGGAAGATCGGCCCCTCGGTCAGCGTCGT
This DNA window, taken from Microbacterium sp. MM2322, encodes the following:
- a CDS encoding chorismate mutase, with protein sequence MTDPNDQLQTLRSSIDNIDAALVFMLAERFRCTKQVGVLKAEHGMPASDPSREEQQTARLRRLAEEADLDPEFAEKWFNFVVAEVIRHHTEAAEER
- a CDS encoding helix-hairpin-helix domain-containing protein, yielding MSSTARPTVPGWGWLIGVSSWLIAVFFGPATAWIGFFIVGAVSRRRAAYISGAASGILGFTVATEVWGGFSDLVGAIVHLGGIIVGLALNPGWLRTLWERRVAAASKRGSSRKATPERSRRGTTASAGTSKSRRRGSRSRSTAAERTDRPEARRLAESVGASSADLLQATEPAEPVDVQTASADELADLPGLNRTKARRAVKARTAHGGFTSVEDFGEAAGLQPHEIVRLRAAATCSPRPRGERRFGRRVDL